GCGCTCGGCGCCATCGTCGACGGCTGTCCGCCGGGTCTCGAGCTGTGCGAAGCCGATTTGCAGATCGATTTGGATCGGCGCAAACCCGGTACTTCGCGCCATACGACCCAACGCCGCGAGGCCGACGAAGTCAAGATTCTGTCCGGCGTGTTCGAAGGCAAAACCACCGGTACGCCTATCGGTTTGTTGATCGAAAACACCGATCAGCGCTCCAAGGATTACGGCAAAATCGCCGAGAGTTTCCGCCCCGGCCACGCCGATTATACCTACCACCACAAATACGGCATCCGCGACTACCGCGGCGGCGGCCGTTCTTCGGCGCGGGAGACGGCGATGCGGGTGGCGGCCGGCGCGATCGCCAAGAAATACCTGTACCAGCAACACGGCATACAAGTGCGCGGTTATTTGTCGCAACTCGGGCCGATCAAGATCGAACAATTCGACTGGAACGAAATTCCGAATAATCCGTTTTTCTGCCCCGATGCCGGCAAGGTCGCCGAAATGGAAAAATACATGGATGCCTTGCGTAAGGAAGGCGAATCGATCGGCGCCAAGATCGAAGTGGTGGCCGGCAACGTGCCGCCGGGCTTGGGCGAGCCGATTTTCGACCGGCTCGACGCCGAATTGGCTTACGCGCTGATGAGCATCAATGCGGTGAAAGGCGTCGAAATCGGCGACGGCTTCGACTGTATCGCCAGCAAAGGCACCCAATTTCGCGACGAAATTACGCCTGAAGGTTTTCTGAGCAACCACGCCGGCGGCATTCTGGGCGGTATTTCCACCGGCCAGGATATCGTCGCCCGCATTGCCCTGAAACCGACCTCCAGCCTGCGTTTGCCGGGCCGCAGCATTAACACCAAGGGCGAGGCTATCGAAGTCGTCACAGAAGGTCGCCACGATCCCTGTGTCGGCATCCGCGCCACGCCAATCGCCGAAGCGATGGTGGCGCTGGTATTGATGGACCATCTGCTGCGCCACCGCGCCCAAAACCTGCACGTCGACTGCGGTTTGCCTGTCTTGCGTTAAATGCCCGTCCCCTATTGGCGGTTATCCGGCTTTTATTTTTGCTATTTCGCCACGCTCGGCGCGTTTCTGCCGTTCTGGAGTTTGTACCTGAAACAGGCCGGTTTCGCTGCCGAGCAAATCGGCGAGCTGACCGCGCTGATGGTGGCGACCAAAATCGTCGCTCCTAACTATTGGGGCTGGCTGGCCGACAAAACCGGCCGCAATCTGCGTTTGGTCCGATTGACGTTGCTGCTGGCGGCGTTGAGTTTTGCCGGATTTCTGCTGCGTAACGATTATCTCTGGTTCGCTCTGGTCACCGTGGTGTTCAGTTTTTTCTGGAACGCGACCTTGCCGCAGTTCGAGGCGGCAACCTTGTTTCATTTGCAATCCGAGCCGCAGCGCTACAGCCACATCCGCTTGTGGGGGTCGATCGGGTTTATCGCCGCCGTGCTCGGCATCGGCCGCTTTCTCGATTATTTCAGTATCGCCAACTTGCCGCTGATCATCGGCGGCTTGATGCTGTCGAACTGGCTGGCGGCGCTGCTGACGCCGGAAGCGCTGCCGCGCGGCGATCGCGGCCAAGCCGGTCCCGGCATCTGGCAGATTTTGTTGCGCGGGGAATTGCTGGCTTTTCTGCTGGTATACCTGTTGCTGCAAGTGGCCCACGGCCCGTATTACGTGTTTTACTCGGTTTATTTGAAGCAACACGGCTACACCGCCACCGAAACCGGCCTGTTATGGGCGACCGGCGTCGCCGCGGAAATCGTGTTGTTTTTGGCGATGCGCCGCCTGCTGAGTTGGTGCCGGCCGCGTAGTCTGTTGCTGTGGGCGATTGCGCTCAGCGTCGTGCGTTGGTGGTTGATCGCCGACGGCGTCGATTCCTTGGCGTTGACCATCGCCGCGCAACTGCTGCACGCCGCTACCTTCGGCGTGGCGCATGTCGTCGCGATGCAGTTGCTGTACCACTATTTCGGCGAACGCCACCAGAGCAAGGGCCAGGCCTTGTACAGCAGCGCCAGTTTCGGCGTCGGCGGCATGGCCGGCAGCCTGTATAGCGGTTATTTCTGGGATTTGCTGGGCGGCCGCGAAGTTTACCTGGTTGCCGCGCTGGTCTGCGGTGTAGCTTGGCTGATCGCCTTCGTCGGCGTGGCTCGGGAATCGCAGCCGAGATTGGGTTAAAATTGGGCCGGTTAATCAACTTGGGATAGGAAACAGTGTTCGAGGTAATCAAAAACGGCGGCTGGATGATGGCGCCGATCATTCTGTGTTCGATCGTGGCGATGGCGATCATCGGCGAGCGGTTCTGGTCGCTGCAACGTAAACGCATCCTCCCGGCCGACCTGGTGCCTTACATCTGGCAATTGCACCGCGAGCACAAGCTCGACGAAGCGACGATTCGCCGGATCAAGCTCAGTTCGCCGCTGGGCCGGATATTGGCCGCCGGCTTGTTGAACCGCAAACACGGCCGCGAGATCATGAAGTCCAGTATCGAGGAAGTCGGCCGCCAGGTCGCCCACGAACTGGAGCGCTATTTGAACGCCTTGGGCAGTATCGCCTCGATCACGCCGTTGCTGGGCCTGTTGGGCACCGTGGACGGCATTATCCGGGTGTTTTCCGACATTGCCGTCGGCGGCATGGGCGATCCGGCGGTATTGAGCGGCGGCATCTCCGAGGCTTTGATCTGTACCGCTTCCGGTTTGACCGTGGCGATCCCGAGCCTGTTTTTTCACCGCTATTTCGAACGCTTGGTCGACGACCACGTGGTACGAATGGAAGAGGAGTCGTTGCGCCTGGTCGATATCATGCAAGGCGCCAGAGAGGACGCGTAATGGAATTTCGCCGCCGCCGCCGGGCTCCGGTCGAGATCGGTTTGATCCCGATGATCGACGTGTTGCTGGTTCTGCTGTTTTTCTTCATGGTGGCGACCACGTTCCGCCACCATTCCGAACTGAAAATCAATTTGCCGGAAGCGCAGGGTAGCGATGCGGCCGAGCCTGGCAAAACCATCAACCTCTATGTCGATGCTAAAGGCGTGTATTCGCTGTCCGGCGAAGACAACCAGTTTCACGAGCTGGTCAACCAAAACCTGGACGGCCTGAAAGCGGCGCTGGCCCAGTTCGCTGGCGAAACCCGGCAATTGCCGTTCATCATCAGCGCCGACGGCAAAGCGCCGCACCAAGCCGTGGTCAGCGCGTTGGACGTGGCCAACCAACTCGGTTTCCACCACATCACCTTTGCCGTCAACCAGCCGGAGAAGCCATGAACAAAAAACTGGTGAAATGGTTCGAAGACGCCTGGTACAGCGAAATGTACATCTCGGCCTGGTTCATGCCGCTATCGATGCTGTACGTCGATGCGGTGCGCCTACGCCGCTTCGCTTATCGGGTCGGCATCAAGAAAAAAACCAAGCTGCCGGTGCCGGTCATTATCGTCGGCAATATCACGGTCGGCGGTACCGGCAAAACGCCTTTGGTGGTGTGGATGGCCGAGTTTCTGCGCCAACAAGGCTACAAGCCGGGCGTGATCAGCCGCGGCTATGCCGGCGCTAAAGACCGGTCCGGCCCGCAACTGGTTACTGCGGAGAGCGATCCGGCCGTGGTCGGCGACGAGCCGGTGTTACTGGCCCGGCGTTGCGGTTGCCCGGTGGCAATCGGCCGGGACCGGCCGGCGGCGGCCAAACATCTGCTGGCAAATCATCACTGCGATGTGATTATTTCCGACGACGGCTTGCAACACTATGCGCTGGAACGCGACATCGAAATCGTCGTCATCGACGGCCAACGCCGCTTCGGCAACGGCTACTGCCTGCCGGTAGGGCCGTTGCGGGAGCCGCCGGAGCGCGTGCGCGAAGCCGATCTGGTCGTGGTCAACGGCGGCGCAGAGCTGCTGGAAGGCGAGTGGGGCATGCAATGCCGCGGCAGCGAATTGGTCAACCTGAAAACCGGCGAGCGCCGGCCGTTAAGCGAATTCCGCGACGGTCGCTGCGATGCGGTCGCTGCGGTGGGTAACCCGTCCCGTTTCTTCAAACAATTGGCCGATGCGGGCTTGGATTGCGAGACTCACGCCTATCCCGACCATCATCCGTTCAGCGCTGCCGATCTGCAATTCAAACAACAGCGGCCGGTGATCATGACCGAAAAGGATGCAGTCAAATGCGCCGGTTTTGCCGGCGACCGGTTCTGGTATCTGCCGATAGCCGCCGAATTGCCGGCGGAGTTTTCTCAACAATTGCTCAAATTACTCAAAGACAAAAACCATGGATAAAAAACTGCTCGATATACTGGCCTGCCCGTTGTGCAAAAGCTCGCTGATTTACGATAAAGACAAGCAGGAATTGATTTGCAAGGCCGACAAATTGGCGTTCCCGGTCCGCGACGGCATTCCGGTCATGTTGGAAGACGAGGCGCGGGAATTGAGTTTCGAAGAAGCCGAAGCCCTGAAAAAATGAGTGCCGGCTTTAAGGTCGTGATTCCGGCTCGCTACGGTTCCACCCGTTTGCCGGGCAAGCCGCTGCTGGACATCGCCGGCAAACCGATGATCGTTCACGTCTGCGAACGGGCTTTGGCCGCGGAAGCCGAGCAGGTGGTGGTAGCGACCGACGACCGGCGTATCTTCGACGCGGTCGGCAATCTGGGGTTGCAGGCAGTGATGACCGATCCCAACCACCAGTCCGGCACCGAACGTATCGCCGAAGTGGCTAGCATCATGGGTTGGGCCGACCAGCAAATCGTCGTCAACCTGCAAGGCGACGAACCATTGATTCCACCGGCTTACATTCGCGATGCGGCACAGGCTTTGGCGGGACAAAACCGGGCCGGCATTGCCACGTTGGCGGCAAAAATTGCGGATGCGGCAGAAATTTTCAATCCCAACGCGGTAAAAGTGGTGTTGGATAAAGACGGCTACGCGCTGTATTTCAGCCGGGCGCCGATTCCGTGGAATAGGGCGACGTTTCCCGACAAGCACGATATCGCCGCCGCGGCCTTACCGCATTTGCGCCACATCGGCATGTACGCCTACACGGTCGGATTTTTGAATCGGTATTGCCAGTGGCCGGCCTCGTCGCTGGAGAGCGTCGAATCGCTGGAGCAGCTCCGGATTTTGTGGCACGGCGAAAAGGTGTTGGTGAAAATCGTCGACAAGACGCCGGAGGCGGGGGTGGACACGGAGGAGGATTTGGTGAGGGTTTCTAGGCGTTTGGCATCAACTAAGTAGTTATGACCACGCGAGTTGCCTCAAAAGAAACCGTGACGGTCTCAAAGTCGTAAAAGAAGGCTTCGTTCTCATTCAACTACTAACGCGAACATAGCCTAAAAGAATGTCATGCCCGGCACCCTTTACCAAAGAGGCATCGATCAATCCGGCATCTCGGAAACCACCAAACAGGTTCTTCGAGAACAGCATGTCAAGCTCAATCCATTTGAGCTCGAAGGCGCCATAGAGCAACAATTGAAACACATCTTTTCGCATATTCAGGCTACCTCTGATGTGACGCAATGACCTTGATTCTTCGGTTGCCTTTCTCCATGAGGCAGCGGATTGTCTATTCAAATTTCCTAAAAACACGCGCCCAAACCGCAATTTCAGTAACGGTTTGCTGGTTGAAAGTTGGTGTCGATATTTTTTACATTTGATGCTGTCACATTATCCTAATTGATCAATATATTATTGATACTTAAAGATATTATCTAATGGCCTGCACTTTGCTTATAAAGCGGATGGATTCAGTGGCTAAGCCCCTGGCCCCGGCCGCTTTGCGCAAAATAAGTCAGCCAGTCGGACCGGGCTTTAACAGACAGGAGATCATTTGTTCATGTTTGGCCTTAAATCGGAGCGTGATAGGCACATAGCTGTTTTGCGCTACCAAATCAGATTAGATATAGAACGATATCGCAGCAATTTCGGATGCTCACTGGCGTTATTAGCTGCTTTCTTGACACCCACCGGGTTGATTGCGGCCGAATTGTCTAATTTTACGGTTACCGATGTCACGACGCGGGCATTTTCAATTGTTTGGGTGGCTGACCAACCGGTTGAGTCCGCCAAAATTAAAGTATTTAACGACGAACAGGGGATATCGGAAATTACCCAGAATGTGTCGGTCAAGTTGGTCAGTCCTAGTGCTGCACTACAGCGGGGAATTGTAAAAATCGATGTTACAGGACTGGTTGCCGAGACGCCCTATTATGTGTCGGGAGAAATTACTGATAGAGCGGGTGCGCTGAGCTCCTTCCCGAAAAATGCAGAACCGCTGTTAGCGGTTCGTACCGCCAAAGAAGCCAATCGTATTGACGGTGACGGCCAATCGATAGCCAATGACCTGATTCGGCAGCCCGTGGCTGACGTAGATGGTAGCTCGGCTGCCGGCGGAACCCTCGTCTTAATCGATGTACCCGCTAAATCCTTATACCCGGTTGCCGCGTTTGTCAATCAAGACCAATCTGGGTCAAGCGTACTTGTCGACTTGAACAACGTGTTTGCAAAATTCAATTCCTCAAGCTTGAAGATCAATCCCGGAGAACCTCTGGAAATTAAGCAGTTTCGGGGGAATGTCTGCGATGAATCAAAACAGGTGTTATCGATTTTTCGGCGCCTGCCTAAGTCCGACGTAGCAGTTAACGCCGCAAAAATTACAGAACTTCAGACCTGCTTCAGCCCGGATGGTAAAGCCACCGATTTTAATTGCGACGGCAATATAGGGTTTGGAGATTTCAACTTATTTTTGGGTAAATTCGGTACTACCAACGACAGCCAATCCCCAAGTTGCAGTTTTAACCGCGACTTTGACCTGAACAACGATAAAACAATCGATTTTGGAGATTTCAATTTGTTTTTATCGGTGTTCGGCAAAGTCGAAAAGCCGGATTCGCAACCCTAGCACAAGCTGGATAAACATAGAGCTCATGGCTGACCTCACTAATAATTACGCTAAATATCTTACTCTTGCCGCTTCTGTCGTTTGTGCCAATTTCGCAATTGCCGACAATGTTGTTGCTAGGCCAGAAATAAAGATACTGCCTGCATTGATCAGACCGGACGCCAATCGAGTGATACGTTTTTCGGTTGGCGTCAGCGACATCGCCGAGCCCGGACTTTCGTCTTTTGCTCTCGACCTGGAATTTTCAGGTCCGATAAACCTGGTTCAAACCATACAAAATCAATCGGCCTCACCGATACCGGCCGATAAAATTACCTGCGCCGCGGGGCTAAATTCCGGATCACCCAGCGAGACGATCATCCCAAACGTATTTGTGCAGCTCCAGTCAGGCTTGGGCGATTTTTTCCTAAGCGGCAAGGGCACTGGGACTGTATTAGCGCTAAAAAATGAATTCAACGGCAGCAGCGCCCGCTACGCTTTTGGTTTGGCGGGTGATGCATCCAAAATCACGCCTAAAACCGGATCGGGCTCGATTATCGAATTCCGTTGCATGGCGGGAGCCAATGTCTCAAATTCCGCGCAGATCGTCGTAACACCCAAATTCATTTTCGGCAACAGCGGCGCCTTGTTCTTGTTCGGTCAGGGCAGTCCGATTGATAGCGGCATAACCGAGGGTGTTATTCGTTTAGCCGAACCCGGAGTAGCGCCGATAGCGCATAACGACGAAGTTAGCTCACGTGTCGGAGAAACGTTGATTATCGATGTCGTGGCGAACGACACGGATACAGAGGACGGTATTCCGACGGGCAATTTGTCCATTAAGTCAGATCCAGTTAATGGTAGTGTGGCCGTTCTTAATCGGCAGATTCGTTACGTACCCGGTTCTAATTTCAAAGGTAGCGATAGCTTCACTTATGCTGTGCAAGACAGCCAGGGACTGGAGTCCAATCCGGCAACGGTACAAGTACATGTGGGAGCTATCAACAGCCCTCCGGTAGCCGAGGACGACCAGGCTAATACCCAAGAAGACTCTGCAGTTACCATCGATTTGTTGGCCAATGATAACGATCCCGACCAGGACTCCCTGGTTTTACAGTCGTTGGGTTCCGCCAGCAACGGTAGCTTGGCGAATAATGGCACTAGCGTGATTTACACGCCTAAGCCAAACTTTCACGGTACCGACAGTTTCAGTTACCAGATAAATGACGGGAACAACGGCACCAGTTCGGCCACCGCCTACATTACCGTGGCTTCGGCCAACGATCTGCCGCTAGCCAATCCGGACCATGCGTCGACGGCAGAAGACCAACCTGTCGTTATAGCGGTTCTCGGGAATGACACGGATATCGACGGCGATTTATTGAGTATTGCCTCGGTGACTCAAGGCAGCCATGGCAGCGTCGAAATTTCCGGTAATCAGCTAAGCTACCGCCCAAATCGCGATTATTTCGGTGCGGATAGCTTTATTTATACAGTTTCGGATGGGAAGGGCGGTTTGGCTCAGGGCAATGTCGCCGTGGTCGTCGCTTCGGTTAACGATGCTCCCGTCGCTAAGGTTCGCGTCCCCCAAAACCAGTTATTGAACCAACAAATCGTTATCGACGGCTCTGGGTCGTCGGACGCGGATTACGATTCCTTGACTTTCCAATGGTCGCTCAAGCCACCGGCGGGCAGCAAAGCCAAACTTAATTTGCTAAACAGCGTTTCGCCGCTATTGACGCCGGATTTGCCTGGCGATTACCAGATAAAACTGGTCGTTACGGATGCAAACGGTGTGAGCGATAGCAGCGAAGCACTCGTCAGTGCCGCCGATCCGTCGCAAGGCAATCTCGCGCCAAATGCGTTGATCGCGTCGTTGCCCAAGGAAGTTCCCGTCAACGTGCTGCTTGATCTGGATGGTGGTCCCAGCGTTGATCCTGATGACGCTCCGAGTCCGCAACTCAGCTTCGCCTGGAAATTGACCAAGGTGCCAAACGGTAGCGCCGCGCAATTGATATCCGCGGGCCAAGCACAAAGTGCATTGGTTCCGGATATCGAAGGCGACTACAGTCTGGAATTGTCGGTCAGCGACGGTGCGAAACAGTCGAAAGCACAAGCCGTTTTCCACGCAACAGTTGGTAACGTGGCGCCTGTTGCCGTTGCCGGAACCGATCAAACCGTTACTAAAGGCGTTCCGCTGCTGGTACGCGGAGCCGATAGTTACGATGCCGACGACGCATCAAATGCGCTTGCGTTCAAATGGACATTGGTTACCGCACCGGCGGGAAGCACGCTAAAAACTGCGCTCCAGGGAGTGGCAGAAAATAGCGAATTGAACCTAACTCCGGATTTGGCGGGAGATTACCTACTACGTTTGGATGTCGCCGATCCGCAAGGCAACGCCGATTTCGATCAGGTACTGGTTACCGCCAGATTGGCCGGCGATCTGGATTTCGATAACGACGTCGATATCAACGATTTGAATCTGTATAAAGCCGCGCCGACCGACATCAACAAGGACGGCGTCGTCAACGTTCTTGATTATCGGGCGGCCACATTACTGTGTACTCGGCCCAAGTGTGCAACGCAGTAAAAGCAATATACGGACAGGCGATTATTGTCAGGCTGACCCAAGCCAATTGCCGCGATAAACCTTTTCATTAAATTTAAGTTACAGCAGACAGGAGCAAATATGTCGAAATTTTCACTTTTAACCGTATCGGGATTGGCTCTGGCACTGAGCGCATTCTCTGCATCGGCAGCCACGCTTTCTGTGGACATGGTTCCCGGCGGAGTCATTGATCAGAATCTGATAATCACCGACAGCCCAAGCTTTAGCGTTAATATCTTGGTAGCGGATGTCGCCGATCTGGCCGGCTTTGAATTCAACCTCGATTTCGACGGCACACTAATTTCAGCGGACTCCATCATCAGCGGCAATCTGTTCGGTGCCGATACCTGGCCGATAACCAGCCAGATCAATGCAAATTCGATCAGCTTTTCCGAGACAACTTTTGCGGCAGGTTTGGAAATAAGCTCGCCGGTCATACTGGCAACCATCAATTTTCAAGCGGTAAGTCCGGGTAGCAGCAGCCTGACGCTGTCGTCCGTGCTGTTGTCCGATTCGCTTGCCGCCAGTATCTCGCCGGTCGGTATCGAAAACGGCGGCGTATATCTGGCCCCGGTTCCGCTGCCTCCTGCTTTTCTGTTGTTTTCAAGCGGCTTAGCCTGGCTTGTCGGTAGATCTCGGCAAAAATCCCTGCAAGTAGCCTAAAGCTCTGAGACCGAAGCCGCCGGCTCGGTCCCCGGCCGGCAAGTTCGGCTGAATAAACGTCTGGTTATAGCCGCTGAGCCAAGCCGATGTAGCTGTGGTTCCAATCGGCCTGTAACCCAAAAAATTCGCAAAGACTCAAAAAATCCCGGTTTTACCACCGAAGGAAAATAAACATGGTATTGGGCAGAGTTCAACTCACGTTAGTGATGGTTGTTGCACTACTGTTATTGTCGCTGCAAGGCGCCCAGGCAATCGTCGCCGGCCCGCCCAATCAGGACATACCCGCCCAAACCATTACCGCCAATACCACCTGGCCGAATATCGGCGTTCCTTACCATGTAAATGGCAGCATAACAGTTGCCGCTGGCGTAACCCTGACGATTGCCGCCGGCACGGAATTGGCTTTTGCGCCTAACGCCACGTTGAATGTTAACGGCAATTTGTTCGTCCAAGGCTCGGCCGAGCAAAACGCCCAATTTCATCGCCTCGATCAGGCCCAGACGTGGGGCGGCATTATTCTCAACGCCGGTTCAACTTCGAATATTCGCCATGCCGAAATTGGTGGAGCGGTCACATGCTTGACCGTAAATGGCGGCGCTCAGGACATCGCGAATAGTGTGCTCAGCGAATGTACCAGCTATGGTGCTTACCTCTCGTCGGCAAATACTGTGGTGCTCGCCAATAGTCATATCGTCCAAAATCAAACCGGCGTTTATGTGAACAGTGGTTCGCCTCGCATCGAGAACAACCTGATCGTAGAGAACAGCAGTTACGGGATCTTTTCGAACAGCTCGGCATCGCCGAAGATTCGCTACAACACCATTGATTTGAACGGCGGTGAAGGGGTGTATTTTTACGCTCCGTCGGCGAGTCTGGTGTTCGAAAACAACATTGTGACGCGTAATAGGACTGGGCTTTACGCTTATGGCAGCGACTTTGTGCGCGGCTACAACAACGTGTGGGGCAATGGTACCGACAGACTTAATGGGGGTTACACCACTATAACAACCCCGAAAGCGAACGAGATTTCCAGCGACCCACAATACCAAAGCCGGTACTTGGGCGATTGGCGGTTGACCGCCGGTTCGCCATCGAAAACCGCGTCGGCGAGCGGCGGCGAGATCGGCGCTTACGGCAACGGCGGCAACGTCGCGGTGTACCAGTCCGGCTACAGCACCACACCGACCACCAGCGGCAGCCTGACGCAGAACGAGCGTTGGAGCGGCGAAGTGGTCTTGACCGGGTCTGTTACGGTCAACTGGCCGTGGCGGCTGGTGATCGAGCCGGGCACGCGCATCAAGGTGCCGGCCAATGCCAGCCTGAACGTCAACAGTTTGGCCAGTCTGGTGGGCACGGCGGCAGCGCCGATCATCTTCGAGCCGGCGGCGGGCGGCCAATGGAGCGGTCTGACGATCGGCAACAATGCCGCGGCCAGTGTGGTACGGCACGTGCACATCAGTGGTGCCAACACCTGCTTGAGCCTGTCCGGAGTGCCGCATGAGATCGGCCATAACAACTTTATTGGTTGCGGCACGGCGATCATGGTCAACTCCGGTGCGCCGACGATCGAGAACAATCTGATTGTGGAGAACAGCAGTTACGGGATCTTTTCGAACAGCTCGGCATCGCCGAAGATTCGCTACAACACCATTGATTTGAACGGCGGTGAAGGGGTGTATTTTTACGCTCCGTCGGCGAGTCTGGTGTTCGAAAACAACATTGTGACGCGCAACCGGACGGGGCTTTATGCCTATTACGGCAGCGACTTCTCGCGCGGTTACAACAACGTGTGGGGTAACGGCACCGATCGGGCTTCTGGCGGTGATAGCTACATCAAGACGCCGAAAGCGAACGAGATTTCCAGCGACCCACAATACCAAAGCCGGTACTTGGGCGATTGGCGGTTGACCGCCGGTTCGCCATCGAAAACCGCGTCGGCGAGCGGCGGCGAGATTGGTGCCTATGGCAACGGCGGCAACGTTGCGGTGTACCAGCCGAGCTTTAGCACCACGCCGACCACCAGCGGCAGCCTGACGCAGAACGAGCGTTGGAGCGGGGAAGTGGTTTTGTCGGGCGATGTTACGGTGAATTGGCCGTGGCGACTGGTGATCGAGCCCGGCACGCGAATCAAGGTGCCGGCCAATGCCAGCCTGAATGTCAACAGCCTGGCCAGTCTGATAGGCACGGCGGCAGCGCCGATCATCTTCGAGCCGGCGGCGGGCGGCCGATGGAGCGGCCTGACGATCGGCAACGATGCCGCGGCCAGTGTGGTACGGCATGTGCAAATCAGTGGCGCCAACACCTGCTTGAGCCTGTCCGGAGTGCCGCACGAGATCGGCCATAACAACTTTATTGGTTGCGGCACGGCGATCATGGTCAACTCCGGTGCGCCGACGATCGAGAACAACCTGATCGTGGAGAACAGCGGTTACGGGATCTTTTCGAACAGCTCGGCATCGCCGAAGATTCGCTACAACACCATTGATTTGAACGGCGGTGAAGGGGTGTATTTTTACGCTCCGTCGGCGAGTCTGGTGTTCGAAAACAACATTGTGACGCGTAATAGGACTGGGCTTTACGCTTATGGCAGCGACTTTGTGCGCGGCTACAACAACGTGTGGGGCAATGGTACCGACAGACTTAATGGGGGTTACACCACTATAACAACCCCGAAAGCGAACGAGATTTCCAGCGACCCACAATACCAAAGCCGGTACTTGGGCGATTGGCGGTTGACCGCCGGTTCGCCGTCGAAAACCGCGTCGTCCAGTGGCGGCGAGATCGGTGCCTATGGCAACGGCGGCAACGTTGCGGTGTACCAGCCGAGCTTTAGCACCACGCCAACCACCAGCGGCAGCCTGACGCAGAACGAGCGTTGGAGCGGGGAAGTGGTTTTGTCGGGCGATGTTACGGTGAATTGGCCGTGGCGACTGGTGATCGAGCCCGGCACGCGAATCAAGGTGCCGGCCAATGCCAGCCTGAATGTCAACAGCCTGGCCAGTCTGATAGGCACGGCGGCAGCGCCGATCATCTTCGAGCCGGCGGCGGGCGGCCAATGGAGCGGTCTGACGATCGGCAACAATGCCGCGGCCAGTGTGGTACGGCACGTGCACATCAGTGGTGCCAACACCTGCTTGAGCCTGTCCGGAGTGCCGCATGAGATCGGCCATAACAACTTTATTGGTTGCGGCACGGCGATCATGGTCAACTCCGGTGCGCCGACGATCGAGAACAACCTGATCGTGGAGAACAGCGGTTACGGGATCTTTTCGAACAGTAGTGCGGCGCCGAAGATTCGCTATAACACGATCGATTTGAACGGCGGTGAAGGGGTGTATTTTTACGCTCCGTCGGCGAGTCTGGTGTTCGAAAACAACATTGTGACGCGTAATAGGACTGGGCTTTACGCTTATGGCAGCGACTTTGTGCGCGGCTACAACAACGTGTGGGGCAATGGTACCGACAGACTTAATGGGGGTTACACCACTATAACAACCCCGAAAGCGAACGAGATTTCCAGCGACCCACAATACCAAAGCCGGTACTTGGGCGATTGGCGGTTGACCGCCGGTTCGCCATCGAAAACCGCGTCGGCGAGCGGCGGCGAGATCGGCGCCTATGGCAACGGCGGCAACGTCGCGGTGTACCAGCCGAGCTTTAGCACCACGCCAACCACCAGCGGCAGCCTGAC
Above is a window of Methylomonas koyamae DNA encoding:
- a CDS encoding Ig-like domain-containing protein translates to MADLTNNYAKYLTLAASVVCANFAIADNVVARPEIKILPALIRPDANRVIRFSVGVSDIAEPGLSSFALDLEFSGPINLVQTIQNQSASPIPADKITCAAGLNSGSPSETIIPNVFVQLQSGLGDFFLSGKGTGTVLALKNEFNGSSARYAFGLAGDASKITPKTGSGSIIEFRCMAGANVSNSAQIVVTPKFIFGNSGALFLFGQGSPIDSGITEGVIRLAEPGVAPIAHNDEVSSRVGETLIIDVVANDTDTEDGIPTGNLSIKSDPVNGSVAVLNRQIRYVPGSNFKGSDSFTYAVQDSQGLESNPATVQVHVGAINSPPVAEDDQANTQEDSAVTIDLLANDNDPDQDSLVLQSLGSASNGSLANNGTSVIYTPKPNFHGTDSFSYQINDGNNGTSSATAYITVASANDLPLANPDHASTAEDQPVVIAVLGNDTDIDGDLLSIASVTQGSHGSVEISGNQLSYRPNRDYFGADSFIYTVSDGKGGLAQGNVAVVVASVNDAPVAKVRVPQNQLLNQQIVIDGSGSSDADYDSLTFQWSLKPPAGSKAKLNLLNSVSPLLTPDLPGDYQIKLVVTDANGVSDSSEALVSAADPSQGNLAPNALIASLPKEVPVNVLLDLDGGPSVDPDDAPSPQLSFAWKLTKVPNGSAAQLISAGQAQSALVPDIEGDYSLELSVSDGAKQSKAQAVFHATVGNVAPVAVAGTDQTVTKGVPLLVRGADSYDADDASNALAFKWTLVTAPAGSTLKTALQGVAENSELNLTPDLAGDYLLRLDVADPQGNADFDQVLVTARLAGDLDFDNDVDINDLNLYKAAPTDINKDGVVNVLDYRAATLLCTRPKCATQ
- a CDS encoding cohesin domain-containing protein, encoding MALALSAFSASAATLSVDMVPGGVIDQNLIITDSPSFSVNILVADVADLAGFEFNLDFDGTLISADSIISGNLFGADTWPITSQINANSISFSETTFAAGLEISSPVILATINFQAVSPGSSSLTLSSVLLSDSLAASISPVGIENGGVYLAPVPLPPAFLLFSSGLAWLVGRSRQKSLQVA